The following DNA comes from Simkania negevensis Z.
CAAACTGTCGAACGTCTTCGCGTGACAATCGGTCTCATTTACAAAGAGGACCCACTATGCAAAAAAATGCTGGAACTCTTCCAGATATCCATTTTATGGAGGAAAAACATTGCAAAATCAAATGAATATACGGCTTTTCTCCAAATGCAACTTTCCTACCTTCATGCAGGAAAAGTTTTTTTCAAAATCATTAAGGAAGAAGCTCAAAACGGATGGACTGTCTGTGTCTCAGATGAAAATAGAAAAAAAGTAGATATTCATCTTGTTGGGGTTCGCTCTGGACAAGGCGGAGCGATCTATTCCTGCAATTATAGTGGAACTTCGAGCGAAGCGCTAGCACTTAGCATTCAAGCTTCATGTGCAATGGTGGAAGATGGTCAAATAACTCTAAACCCCCATTTGGAAAAAATCCCTAAAACTAAGTTTCTACAAGAATTCAGATCTTCAAATCCAGATGTATGTTTTGTAGCACATCAGCACCTAACTCATATTGAAGGAGAAAAGTGTATAAAATTCGCCGAACAAAATGGAAAGCTATTTACACAAATCTTTCTCAAAACATACCTCTCATCAACCGATCCAAATAACCCCGCCTTCAAGGAATTTATCGCATTTCATGGAAAGACTTTTCCCCTTCTATTTTCCTATTTCAAGACAGTCTCTGATTATTTTGCAAATTGCGGCTTCGAAGTAGATTTTGAAGCAGACGAATATAAGCGAAGACTCAGGTTTATGGAACCTCTTGAAGAAGAAGTCAATCGCTCCGCCCTTGATTATGCCTTTTATCGTAGAGAACTGAATGACTTATTTAGAGGAAATTGTAGAGCTCTAAAAGGAAGAAATGTCTCAATTATTTTATCTAGTATTTTCGATACAACACACGAAGCTTTCTTAGATCCACACCGAACTCTGCCCTCAACCAAAAATTATCAACAAATTATGGTTGAACCTCCATTTCAACTTGAATTTGACAAAAGGCGCGAACATCTCCTAAAGCTTCTTGAAGTAGGACCTGTAGAGGAGGTTATTTCCACTGCTAACCTCGAAACGATCGCCACTATAGAAAACTGGGAAGAGAAAGTTCAACTCCGACGAAAAGTTCCCATCAAGTTGCTATATCCCCCTCACGTAACACGTTGGTTTGATGATCTAGAAGCAACACTCGAAACTAAGCAATACGCACGTCAAACTTTAGGAGCAAAGAAATTAGCCACCCTCTTCCATGCCTTTCCTAAAATAGTCGATCAATTTGTTGGAACGCAATACTCCCTCCAAACGACCTATAACAATCCACGCATTCAGCAAATTGATACCCTCTATGCTATTCCAGTTGAGATCAGATTTTTAGAGAAAACCTATAGAGGTTTTCTTCACTACGTGGTAGATATCAAAACTGGGATTTGTTACCACAGATGCTTTTGGGATCGGTCAAAAGGATTTCATGAAGATCTAGTCACTCGACAGATATGGAAAAGTATTGATTTTCCTTCCTTAGAAGAGTCTGCAGCCCAATCTATAGAAAAACTGACTTCTTTTCAAATTGACACTGAGCGGCTTCAATTTAATGCTTATTATGGTTTTATTCGCCTGACAATCGAAAAGGGCTCTATCACCTTATTTCGGGTTGAATCTTAATTTGTAATAGCCTTGTCATTATTGCACCTACTTTGCTACAGTCTCTATTTTTTTCTTAAGCTAAGGATCATCCCGATTATGCAAGCCAAAAGTAAAGAGCGTTCTAGAAAAAATGTCTGGAAAATGTTCGATCAAATTTCTCCGAAATACGATCTACTGAACCATTTACTCTCTTTTGGTGCTGATATCCACTGGAGAAAAAAACTCATTCAATACCTTCCTAAAAACCCAGATATTCGATTGCTTGATTTAGCAACAGGCACCGCAGACCAGCTCATTACGATTGTAAAAAAAGCCAAGCAGGTGAAATCGGCTCTTGGGATCGATCTCTCACAAGAAATGATTCGCCTGGGACAACGAAAAATCATCGACAAACCTTACACTCATCAAATCACCTTAACAGAGGGAGATGCGACCGATATTTCTCTTGGAAACGAGTCTGTTGATTGCGTGACAATGTCCTTTGGAATCCGCAACGTTGAAAATACAGAAAAATGCTTAAGTGAATGCATGCGCGTTCTCACACCTCGAGGACGTCTTTTAATTTTAGAGTTTTCCATTCCCAAAAATCGACTGATTAAAGGGTGCCATCTTTTTTATTTACGGTACGTTCTCCCGACCATTGGTGGGCTCATTTCTCGGCAAAAAGAGGCTTACCGGTATCTCAACGAAACAATTGAAACTTTTCCAAGTGGTGATGCTTTTTGTGATCTGATGAAAAAAGCGGGATTTGTTCGAGTGAAA
Coding sequences within:
- the ubiE gene encoding bifunctional demethylmenaquinone methyltransferase/2-methoxy-6-polyprenyl-1,4-benzoquinol methylase UbiE, with translation MQAKSKERSRKNVWKMFDQISPKYDLLNHLLSFGADIHWRKKLIQYLPKNPDIRLLDLATGTADQLITIVKKAKQVKSALGIDLSQEMIRLGQRKIIDKPYTHQITLTEGDATDISLGNESVDCVTMSFGIRNVENTEKCLSECMRVLTPRGRLLILEFSIPKNRLIKGCHLFYLRYVLPTIGGLISRQKEAYRYLNETIETFPSGDAFCDLMKKAGFVRVKAHPMTLGVTTLYVGEKVPCKSAF